A stretch of Triticum aestivum cultivar Chinese Spring chromosome 1D, IWGSC CS RefSeq v2.1, whole genome shotgun sequence DNA encodes these proteins:
- the LOC123163387 gene encoding F-box protein At5g07610 isoform X2 yields the protein MKKKQVHEQQASLPHDHDCTEQDHSPSTGNQGRDGKAPPFPSTEEESEQQPGVDLPEGAIVEILSRVPYRSLCRFKCVSKPWLALCSDPNVRKRSPQTLSGFFFKDHGRFNFRNLSGKGPPLVDPSLRFWRGIYDCFSVEQCCSSLLLCKCLKSHHQEDECDYVVCNPMTGQWTVLPPIGWLDEEDGAMVYFEPIRDIFLGFDVAVPSRFVVFVPLTNCFCEFTEMAIYSSETGRWTKVQSEWGYKTILVGNSECVFLNGTMHLATHYALVVTVDTEGKVWREIEMPEHSPDTNQLASIGKSQGRLYAWQIEDDHDCQLYVWVLEDCGGGKWTLKYTVNVPELFGRQPGQDDMSYKVFAIHPDCDLIFLTDEEEMAVSYDMENQKVNATCTFSQEFEDVLPYVPCFAEWASDAH from the exons ATGAAGAAGAAGCAGGTGCACGAGCAGCAGGCGAGCCTTCCCCATGACCATGACTGCACGGAGCAGGACCACTCGCCGTCGACCGGCAACCAAGGCCGCGACGGCAAGGCGCCGCCATTCCCCTCCACCGAGGAAGAGTCTGAG cagcagcccggGGTGGATCTTCCTGAAGGCGCCATCGTCGAGATCCTGTCCAGGGTGCCCTACAGGTCGCTCTGCCGCTTCAAGTGCGTGTCCAAGCCATGGCTGGCCCTCTGCTCAGACCCGAACGTCCGCAAGAGGTCGCCGCAGACCCTGTCGGGCTTCTTCTTCAAGGACCATGGCCGCTTCAATTTCCGTAATTTGTCCGGAAAAGGCCCCCCTTTGGTCGACCCTTCGCTCCGTTTCTGGCGCGGGATCTACGACTGCTTCTCGGTCGAGCAGTGCTGCAGCAGCCTCCTCCTTTGCAAATGTTTGAAATCACATCACCAGGAAGATGAATGCGACTACGTCGTGTGCAATCCTATGACAGGGCAGTGGACCGTGCTGCCTCCTATAGGATGGCTGGACGAAGAGGATGGTGCTATGGTGTATTTCGAACCGATAAGGGACATCTTCCTGGGTTTCGACGTGGCAGTCCCGTCCCGCTTTGTGGTGTTTGTGCCCCTGACCAACTGTTTCTGCGAATTCACAGAGATGGCCATCTACTCGTCGGAAACCGGACGCTGGACCAAGGTGCAGAGTGAGTGGGGTTACAAAACTATTCTGGTTGGGAATTCAGAATGCGTCTTCCTCAACGGCACCATGCACTTGGCTACCCATTATGCTTTAGTAGTCACCGTCGACACGGAGGGGAAGGTTTGGAGGGAAATTGAAATGCCTGAGCACTCGCCAGACACAAATCAGTTGGCTTCCATTGGGAAGTCCCAAGGACGCTTGTATGCGTGGCAAATTGAAGACGATCATGATTGCCAACTCTATGTGTGGGTTCTTGAAGATTGTGGTGGTGGAAAGTGGACCCTCAAGTATACTGTTAACGTTCCAGAACTGTTTGGGAGGCAACCTGGCCAAGATGATATGTCCTATAAGGTGTTTGCGATTCATCCAGAttgtgatttgatttttcttacAGACGAGGAGGAGATGGCAGTATCGTATGATATGGAGAATCAGAAAGTCAATGCTACCTGCACTTTTTCTCAAGAATTCGAGGATGTTCTACCTTACGTCCCATGTTTTGCGGAATGGGCTTCAGATGCTCACTGA
- the LOC123163387 gene encoding F-box protein At5g07610 isoform X1, whose translation MKKKQVHEQQASLPHDHDCTEQDHSPSTGNQGRDGKAPPFPSTEEESEQQQPGVDLPEGAIVEILSRVPYRSLCRFKCVSKPWLALCSDPNVRKRSPQTLSGFFFKDHGRFNFRNLSGKGPPLVDPSLRFWRGIYDCFSVEQCCSSLLLCKCLKSHHQEDECDYVVCNPMTGQWTVLPPIGWLDEEDGAMVYFEPIRDIFLGFDVAVPSRFVVFVPLTNCFCEFTEMAIYSSETGRWTKVQSEWGYKTILVGNSECVFLNGTMHLATHYALVVTVDTEGKVWREIEMPEHSPDTNQLASIGKSQGRLYAWQIEDDHDCQLYVWVLEDCGGGKWTLKYTVNVPELFGRQPGQDDMSYKVFAIHPDCDLIFLTDEEEMAVSYDMENQKVNATCTFSQEFEDVLPYVPCFAEWASDAH comes from the exons ATGAAGAAGAAGCAGGTGCACGAGCAGCAGGCGAGCCTTCCCCATGACCATGACTGCACGGAGCAGGACCACTCGCCGTCGACCGGCAACCAAGGCCGCGACGGCAAGGCGCCGCCATTCCCCTCCACCGAGGAAGAGTCTGAG cagcagcagcccggGGTGGATCTTCCTGAAGGCGCCATCGTCGAGATCCTGTCCAGGGTGCCCTACAGGTCGCTCTGCCGCTTCAAGTGCGTGTCCAAGCCATGGCTGGCCCTCTGCTCAGACCCGAACGTCCGCAAGAGGTCGCCGCAGACCCTGTCGGGCTTCTTCTTCAAGGACCATGGCCGCTTCAATTTCCGTAATTTGTCCGGAAAAGGCCCCCCTTTGGTCGACCCTTCGCTCCGTTTCTGGCGCGGGATCTACGACTGCTTCTCGGTCGAGCAGTGCTGCAGCAGCCTCCTCCTTTGCAAATGTTTGAAATCACATCACCAGGAAGATGAATGCGACTACGTCGTGTGCAATCCTATGACAGGGCAGTGGACCGTGCTGCCTCCTATAGGATGGCTGGACGAAGAGGATGGTGCTATGGTGTATTTCGAACCGATAAGGGACATCTTCCTGGGTTTCGACGTGGCAGTCCCGTCCCGCTTTGTGGTGTTTGTGCCCCTGACCAACTGTTTCTGCGAATTCACAGAGATGGCCATCTACTCGTCGGAAACCGGACGCTGGACCAAGGTGCAGAGTGAGTGGGGTTACAAAACTATTCTGGTTGGGAATTCAGAATGCGTCTTCCTCAACGGCACCATGCACTTGGCTACCCATTATGCTTTAGTAGTCACCGTCGACACGGAGGGGAAGGTTTGGAGGGAAATTGAAATGCCTGAGCACTCGCCAGACACAAATCAGTTGGCTTCCATTGGGAAGTCCCAAGGACGCTTGTATGCGTGGCAAATTGAAGACGATCATGATTGCCAACTCTATGTGTGGGTTCTTGAAGATTGTGGTGGTGGAAAGTGGACCCTCAAGTATACTGTTAACGTTCCAGAACTGTTTGGGAGGCAACCTGGCCAAGATGATATGTCCTATAAGGTGTTTGCGATTCATCCAGAttgtgatttgatttttcttacAGACGAGGAGGAGATGGCAGTATCGTATGATATGGAGAATCAGAAAGTCAATGCTACCTGCACTTTTTCTCAAGAATTCGAGGATGTTCTACCTTACGTCCCATGTTTTGCGGAATGGGCTTCAGATGCTCACTGA
- the LOC123163413 gene encoding protein DCL homolog, chloroplastic-like yields the protein MRTCLQKVLHEYQLNAYVVELDKSRVIEALRFHPRGHEKIGAGIRDIKIGHHPSHPGTRCFILVRNDGTSEDVSYKKCVQGAADSISPQLGRYVERILQNRASWSH from the exons ATGCGCACTTGCTTGCAGAAAGTGCTACATGA GTACCAATTAAATGCATATGTCGTGGAGCTAGATAAATCACGGGTGATTGAGGCCCTGAGATTTCATCCCAGAGGGCATGAAAAGATTGGTGCTGGAATAAGAGATATAAAG ATCGGACATCATCCCAGTCACCCAGGCACAAGGTGCTTCATTCTGGTAAGGAACGACGGTACCAGTGAAGATGTCTCTTACAAGAAATGTGTCCAGGGTGCTGCGGATTCTATCTCGCCTCAGCTTGGACGCTATGTAGAGAGGATATTACAGAACAGAGCAAGTTGGTCACACTAG